One genomic segment of Rhizorhabdus phycosphaerae includes these proteins:
- a CDS encoding acyl-CoA dehydrogenase family protein has protein sequence MALTLTDDQIAIREAARDYLADRADFERLRKTIDSDAGWDEELWLGFAQELGFAGLGIAEEDGGIGLGAIEQALILEELGRTLAPIPWFESVVLAGGTIARAFPAGKRQELLGRIASGEVATLALRDARGGALPHGIGPRIVDGRLNGEAHYVSFGHGASILIVATGGGNGWDDVGLAAIPADRAGVTVERVVSLDLTRPMAVIRFDGVELAEGEFVADAGPALREAWTAAAGLLASEQVGGAARTLDETVAYSMQRVQFGRLIGSFQAMKHRMADMKLLVDSARSAADWAARAIADGEDFAKAAHGARAYCSDAYLRCAADGIQLHGGIGYTWEHHAHLFFKRARSSATLLDRIDEHRDAIARAIIDEVAA, from the coding sequence ATGGCTCTGACGCTCACCGACGACCAGATCGCCATTCGTGAGGCCGCGCGCGACTATCTCGCCGACCGCGCCGATTTCGAGCGACTGCGCAAGACGATCGACAGCGACGCCGGCTGGGACGAGGAGCTCTGGCTGGGCTTCGCGCAGGAGCTCGGTTTCGCAGGCCTCGGCATCGCCGAGGAGGATGGCGGCATCGGCCTGGGCGCGATCGAACAGGCACTGATCCTCGAAGAGCTCGGCCGCACGCTCGCTCCCATTCCCTGGTTCGAGAGTGTCGTCCTCGCGGGCGGCACCATCGCTCGCGCCTTTCCGGCCGGAAAGCGCCAGGAATTGCTTGGTCGGATCGCCAGTGGCGAGGTCGCGACCCTGGCGCTGCGCGACGCGCGCGGCGGCGCACTGCCCCACGGCATCGGCCCGCGCATCGTTGATGGAAGGCTGAACGGCGAAGCCCATTATGTCTCTTTCGGCCACGGAGCCTCGATCCTGATCGTGGCAACCGGCGGGGGCAATGGCTGGGACGATGTCGGCCTCGCCGCGATCCCTGCAGATCGCGCTGGCGTCACCGTCGAGCGCGTCGTGTCGCTCGACCTGACCCGCCCGATGGCGGTCATCCGCTTCGATGGCGTCGAACTGGCGGAAGGCGAATTCGTCGCCGATGCCGGCCCCGCGCTACGCGAAGCCTGGACCGCCGCAGCGGGCCTGCTGGCGTCCGAACAGGTCGGCGGGGCCGCGCGCACGCTCGACGAGACGGTCGCCTATTCGATGCAGCGCGTTCAGTTCGGTCGCCTGATCGGCTCCTTTCAGGCGATGAAGCATCGCATGGCCGATATGAAGCTGCTGGTCGACAGCGCTCGTTCGGCCGCCGACTGGGCCGCGCGTGCGATCGCGGATGGCGAGGATTTCGCCAAGGCCGCGCATGGTGCGCGCGCCTATTGCAGCGACGCCTATCTGCGCTGCGCCGCCGACGGCATCCAGCTGCACGGCGGCATCGGTTACACTTGGGAACATCACGCCCATCTATTCTTCAAACGCGCCCGGTCTTCGGCGACGTTGCTCGATCGGATCGACGAGCATCGCGACGCCATCGCGCGCGCCATCATCGACGAGGTTGCCGCATGA